From a single Brassica napus cultivar Da-Ae chromosome C9, Da-Ae, whole genome shotgun sequence genomic region:
- the LOC106353598 gene encoding putative lipid-transfer protein DIR1 → MCKNNTKILVTALVMVVTAALMIEEATSIPICGVNTNDLKKCSPAVTGNNPPPPTPQCCKVAKAANLECLCPYFTRSGLDPAKIKALGTNCGITKNPSCLP, encoded by the coding sequence atgTGTAAGAACAATACCAAAATCCTCGTCACAGCTCTTGTGATGGTTGTAACCGCCGCGTTGATGATTGAAGAAGCTACGAGCATTCCCATATGTGGCGTCAACACAAACGACTTGAAGAAATGTAGTCCAGCTGTCACTGGAAACAACCCACCACCTCCCACTCCCCAATGCTGCAAGGTGGCCAAAGCCGCTAATCTTGAATGTCTCTGCCCGTACTTCACCAGGTCCGGGCTTGACCCCGCAAAAATCAAGGCTCTAGGGACCAATTGTGGCATTACTAAAAATCCCTCTTGTTTGCCATG